The sequence CGATTTTAATGCCAAGAAGGCGCTGAACACATTTCTTAACGTTGCCGAAAATGTCGAGTCTGACGAGCACAAGACCGCAGAATTTCACCTGCTGCATGAAACCGAGGCGTGGTGCAGCGCGTTGGCCGAGCGTGACGGAGACATTCCTGTCGCGAGCTTCCGGCTGTGCTGTGAGAATTCGCGTCCATCGCTGAGTTCACAGGCGATGCTGGGGCTGGCTCGCTTTTATCGCAATCTGCCATACACCGAGCCGGTAAGGGCAAAGTTTGACTTTATTATCACCAGGCTCTTCTCGCGGCCGATCGACGGCTCAAAACGGGCGTACTTGTTCAGTCGGGATGACGCGCTCAAGCATATCAATACCTTATACGGCGAATGGTCGAGCGTACCGCTTTATGAGGCCGGCGATGAAGACTCAGATCTTCTGCTGACAGCGCTCAGTTTTGAGGATCTTGCCACCGAGGCCGAGAATGCAAGCGCATTCGACCAGTTGATCGCGAATGATTTCTTCGGCCGTCTGAGGCTCTTTAAGGAGAGCATCAATGAGCTGTTCTTCGCCCCTAACGTTGTAGTGGCAGCGATCGAGTGCAATGTTCGCGTCGGTAATGCCTACGTAGAACTGCTCGAACGTGAGCGTAGAAAAATGGACGACGAGAGTCTCCAGTCGAAGTACGCCGAGATACAACAGGATGCTGTTTCGGACGCTGCCGCCAGGACGCTCGACCTCGTCGATCTTCTACGAAATCCGCCGGTCCACCTGCCCGTGCAGGAAGCATCCGTAACCGAGCCGATCGCATATGAGGCCGATGATACGAGCCAGACAGAACAGGCCCATCCTGCCTCGGTCGAGGCCCGGCCAGTGCCGACAGGTCTAGTTCAAAAGGCCATTCATCAGGTCCGCTCGATCAATCGGACGCTATTGACGGTCTCCTTGATCCTGGTTGCCGCTTCCGTCGGTATTTGGATCTGGTCGGGGTATGCCGAGGAGAATATCTCAACTGCGGGTGTCAACCAGATCACGGTCGAAGGGACGTTCCTCGACGAGCACATCAAGACTGCCAAGGTCAGCCAGGATGTTTTCTACGGCCTGCTGAAACCATCCTGGGACGTTCTGCCAAAGGAAAAGCGGTTGGAATATCTGCAGAAGGTGTTTGGATCATGCAAAGAGTTCAATTGTACGCAGGTCAATCTTCTAACGAAAGATGGCAAGGCAGCCGCTTACGCATCAGCTACGAGACTGGACGTTAATATGCAGTAAACTCACAACTCATGTGTTTCGCGACGGGCCGTCTGCAGAGGCGGCCTTTTTGTTAGCGCCTTGCTACAATAAAAGATTACGGTTTGGGATGAAAAAGGTAGGATTCGTCAGTCTTGGATGCCCAAAGAACCTCGTGGACAGCGAGGTAATGATGGGCCAACTCGCCGAGGCCGGATATGAGATCACGAATGACGCATCGGACGCCGATACGGTAGTTGTCAATACGTGCGGCTTTATCGAGTCTGCCAAGCAGGAATCTATCGATGCCATCCTCGAAGCTACGCGGTGGAAATCTGAAGGGGCGGCGGGACGCGTTATCGTCGCGGGCTGTCTCGTTGAGCGTTATCGAGACGATCTGATGAAAGAGTTGCCGGAAGTCGATGCGTTCATCGGTACGTCGCAGGTCAACGACATATTAAAGGCTGCGGATGATGAGTTTGATGCACGCCAATTGACAATTACTCCGGTCGGCAACAAGAGCGCGACATACCTCTACGACGAGTACACGCCCAGGATGCGTGCGACACAATCGCATACTGCATTCATTAAGATCGCCGAGGGCTGCGACCGGCCGTGCGCATTCTGTTCGATACCGTCTATGCGGGGTTCGTTCAGGTCGCGGCGATTCGGTTCGATCGTGGAAGAGGCGAGAATGCTCGCAAAGCAAGGAGTCAAGGAGGTCGTGCTGATAGCGCAGGATTCATCTCGCTACGGCGAAGACCTCGGCGAGATTGATGCTCTTCCCGCCCTGATCCGTGCCCTTGGCGAAATCGAGGATCTCGAATGGGTTCGCGTGATGTATGCGTATCCTACCCACATATCGGATGCATTCTTGTCTGCCATTGCCGAGACCCCAAAGGCAGTAAAATATCTCGACATGCCGCTGCAGCATGCCTCGCGGAATGTGCTAAAGCTGATGAAACGCGGCGGCACGCGAGAATCCCTTGAACGGTTGATCGGCCGTGTTCGTGCCGCTGTGGACGGGATCACGATACGGACTACGTTCATCACTGGTTTTCCGGGCGAGACGGATGAGGATTTCGAAGAATTGATCGCTTTTGTCCAAAATTGCCGGTTTGATAACGTCGGTGTCTTTACTTACTCGGACGAAGAGGGCACGCCGGCCTATGATCTACCAAACAAGGTCGATCCTAAGATCGCCAAGAAGCGTCGCGACCGCCTGATGAAGGAACAAGCCAAGATCAGCCGCGAACTGAATCGATCAAAGGTCGGGTGGACGTACAAGGTAATGTTCGAGGGCCTTTCAGAAGAATCCGACCTGCTGTTTCAAGGCCGGTTCGAGGGCCAGACACAGGAGATCGACGGCCATGTTCTGATCAACGACGTTCCCGACGGGCTCGAACCCAAGATCGGGACGATCTACGACGTCCGCATCACCGAGGCCCACGATTACGACCTGGTCGGTGCGATCGTTTGATTCATTCCGGACACTACTTACTAATTAACAAATTAATAGTTAACAATTATTAGACAGCTCCTTATGACTGCACCAAACATCGAGACCATTGTTTCCTTGAGCAAGCGCCGCGGATTTGTTTATCCGGCGTCGGATATTTACGGCGGCCTCGGCTCGTCGTGGGACTACGGGCCTCTGGGCGTCGAACTGGCGAATAACATCAAGCAAAGCTGGTGGCGGTG is a genomic window of Chloracidobacterium sp. containing:
- the rimO gene encoding 30S ribosomal protein S12 methylthiotransferase RimO; this encodes MKKVGFVSLGCPKNLVDSEVMMGQLAEAGYEITNDASDADTVVVNTCGFIESAKQESIDAILEATRWKSEGAAGRVIVAGCLVERYRDDLMKELPEVDAFIGTSQVNDILKAADDEFDARQLTITPVGNKSATYLYDEYTPRMRATQSHTAFIKIAEGCDRPCAFCSIPSMRGSFRSRRFGSIVEEARMLAKQGVKEVVLIAQDSSRYGEDLGEIDALPALIRALGEIEDLEWVRVMYAYPTHISDAFLSAIAETPKAVKYLDMPLQHASRNVLKLMKRGGTRESLERLIGRVRAAVDGITIRTTFITGFPGETDEDFEELIAFVQNCRFDNVGVFTYSDEEGTPAYDLPNKVDPKIAKKRRDRLMKEQAKISRELNRSKVGWTYKVMFEGLSEESDLLFQGRFEGQTQEIDGHVLINDVPDGLEPKIGTIYDVRITEAHDYDLVGAIV